Within Clostridiales bacterium, the genomic segment TTCCGAGATTTTCCCCGTCATTTATGCCGGATATTACAGCATCGATTTTCCCATCGGAAAATCTTTCATAAGCGAGTTTTACACAGTCAACAGGAGTTCCGGATATGGCATATGCGCTGCAATCCAAATCGAAGAAACTTTTTCTCTTCGCAAATAGAGGCCGTCCCATAGTTATAGAATGTGAACACGCGCTCCTTTGCCTATCCGGAGCAGATACAATGATGCTGCCCTCTTTTATAAATTCCTTTGCAAGAGCATATATACCTTCCGAATTGATACCATCGTCGTTTGTGATAAGTATATTCATAAATTTCCACCTTTCATGCAAATAATATATATGGGCTGAAATCCAATTGTCAAATGGGTTAAATATAAAGTAATATATATTATATATTATAAACACTATTTTAAAAAATTTGTAAAGGGGAAAATTAAAATTGATTCAAATAGATGATGCAGGAAGCGGAAGTTTAGTCGGGGGTACTTATATCGGGCTATTGAGAATAGAAACAGGCGAACATTATTTTGGCATAATACCCCTGAAATTTTATAATGAATGCAACTTTAAGAAGAAGCTGTATCTTCAATATGCATGTAAGATAATAGATGACGGAATCAAAAAGATTAAACTTGGAGATAGGGAAAAAGTCCAGATATGCCAGGGTTATATGTTTGATGAGGTTAGAAAATACTTAAGTATAAATAATATCGATTTCGATAGTGTTAAAATCGGAGAGCCCCTTCAAACCATTATTGAAAAAGCCTTTGAAAATTATACCATCTCCCTGGGACTTCCGGACAACTTTATAAAATATACCAAATACCCGTTTCACTTTCATAGGCTTTTGAGATGGGTTTATGCCGATTATTACAACAGAAAAAAGCTTTGCAAAACGGGATGGAAAAGCTGGCAAAAATATGGGCATTTAAATGTTGAAAAATACAGCGACATTTTATACAATAAAAACTATTACTGCCTTAAATGTGGAAGAAAAATACTGCAGGCAAGCCCTGTAAATGTAATAAAATATTTTTCAAATATGCCAAACACTATTTATATCCATAAACGCTGCCCGCAAGTTTTTTTAAACCCCTGACTTCATCCAATGTCAGATATCTAAACTTGCCCTCCTTTAAATCTCCAAGCCTTACATTCCCTACAGCCACCCTTTTTAGAGAAATAACATCATGTTTTATGGCTTTGCACATTTTCCTTATCTGCCTGTTTCTTCCCTCATGTATTATAAACCTGAGCGTTGAAGAATTATTGTCCGAATTTATTAATTCCACATTTGCAGCGGATGTCTTATACCCGTCAATTACTACGCCGTTCCTTAATTTTCTGATTTCCATGCTGTCTGGTATTCCCTTTACTTCCACTATGTACTCTTTATTGACTTCATGTCCGGGATGCATCATCTTGAATGCAAGATCCCCGTCATTTGTCAAT encodes:
- a CDS encoding pseudouridine synthase, whose translation is MEERLQKYLAECGIASRRKSEELIKNGLVKVNDIVVKDMGVKIDIEKDVVKYKGKIAKKASSKVYIMLNKPKGYITSLKEQFHRPIVTDLIKGVKERVFPVGRLDYNSSGLLILTNDGDLAFKMMHPGHEVNKEYIVEVKGIPDSMEIRKLRNGVVIDGYKTSAANVELINSDNNSSTLRFIIHEGRNRQIRKMCKAIKHDVISLKRVAVGNVRLGDLKEGKFRYLTLDEVRGLKKLAGSVYGYK